In Flammeovirgaceae bacterium 311, one DNA window encodes the following:
- a CDS encoding Enoyl-CoA hydratase (COG2030 Acyl dehydratase): MTKAIIRSFEEFAQYEGTELGVTDYHIITQEQINLFAEATIDHQWIHLDAERAKSESPFGNTIAHGYLTVSLLPYFWSQVVSVENIKMQVNYEIESLRFNQAVVVNSPVRLRVKVLSVKNLRGITKAQLGVTMEIKDVKKPAYTGVISFLYHFND, encoded by the coding sequence ATGACTAAAGCTATTATCAGGAGCTTCGAAGAATTCGCTCAGTACGAAGGAACAGAATTAGGCGTAACTGATTATCATATTATTACACAGGAGCAAATAAACCTTTTTGCCGAGGCTACCATAGACCATCAATGGATACACCTGGATGCCGAACGTGCAAAATCAGAGTCTCCTTTCGGAAATACCATTGCCCATGGTTACCTGACTGTTTCGCTCCTGCCTTACTTCTGGAGTCAGGTTGTTTCAGTAGAAAACATCAAGATGCAGGTAAACTATGAGATAGAGAGCCTGCGTTTTAACCAGGCCGTTGTGGTAAACAGTCCGGTGAGGCTGCGGGTAAAAGTTCTTTCAGTTAAAAACCTTAGAGGGATCACCAAAGCTCAGTTAGGGGTTACCATGGAGATAAAAGATGTAAAAAAGCCGGCATACACAGGCGTAATCTCCTTTCTTTATCATTTCAATGATTAA
- a CDS encoding hypothetical protein (COG3152 Predicted membrane protein), with amino-acid sequence MFKNTFSFDGRIRRTEYCISFIIMLIFRVSIELFTESNEPAIIMVLLVLLIPMMWFTLAQGAKRCHDLGKSGWWVIVPFYGLWLLFAEGEAGQNRYGSNPKLVSDGISAG; translated from the coding sequence ATGTTTAAAAATACATTCTCCTTTGATGGCCGTATCCGAAGAACAGAATACTGCATCAGCTTTATTATTATGCTGATCTTCAGGGTATCAATAGAATTGTTTACTGAATCTAATGAGCCTGCCATCATTATGGTGCTGCTGGTGCTACTGATCCCCATGATGTGGTTTACACTAGCTCAGGGCGCTAAAAGATGTCATGACCTGGGTAAATCCGGCTGGTGGGTAATAGTTCCCTTTTACGGCCTGTGGTTGCTGTTTGCCGAGGGTGAGGCAGGGCAAAATAGATATGGCTCAAATCCTAAGCTTGTTTCTGATGGCATAAGTGCCGGCTGA
- a CDS encoding hypothetical protein (COG2095 Multiple antibiotic transporter), with protein MSAAILAFLVMLNPFALFLYLKPLMKDLTDREFLSVLFRASLISFFIYLTFVLFGNFIFERIFRISFESFRIFGGIILFSLAYMFIVRGKKAFIQTKGDLDDMASEIALPFMVGAGTISISILLGEQLPMPYGVLALVIIMTINFLIVIGLKEMRSRIKFHKLRVAFDKNMEILLRINGFFVGAIGIDMITTGIRNMFLQ; from the coding sequence ATGTCTGCTGCAATACTTGCTTTTCTGGTGATGCTGAACCCATTCGCCCTCTTTCTGTATCTGAAGCCACTCATGAAGGACCTGACAGACAGAGAGTTTCTTTCGGTTTTATTCAGAGCCAGCCTGATCTCCTTTTTTATCTACCTGACTTTTGTACTCTTTGGCAACTTTATCTTCGAAAGAATTTTCCGGATCTCATTTGAATCTTTCAGAATATTCGGGGGAATCATTCTTTTTTCGCTGGCCTATATGTTTATTGTGCGGGGCAAAAAAGCTTTTATTCAAACCAAAGGTGATCTGGACGATATGGCCTCTGAAATTGCCCTGCCTTTTATGGTAGGCGCCGGCACCATCTCTATTTCAATTTTACTGGGCGAACAACTCCCCATGCCTTATGGCGTGCTGGCCCTCGTCATCATCATGACGATCAACTTTCTGATCGTTATTGGCTTAAAGGAGATGCGCAGCCGTATTAAATTCCATAAGTTAAGGGTTGCCTTCGACAAGAATATGGAGATCCTGCTGCGCATCAATGGTTTTTTTGTAGGCGCCATTGGCATAGACATGATCACCACCGGCATCAGGAACATGTTTCTGCAGTAA
- a CDS encoding methionine aminopeptidase (COG0024 Methionine aminopeptidase): MSITSDAELQAMMKISEVVGLTLKKMREHAAPGMSTKELDAYGGKILKELGANSAPKLTYGFPGWTCISLNNEIAHGIPSHKNILKEGDLVNIDVSAELNGYWADNGGSFVLGEDLNKHKPLVDASKQILYKAIQQIKGGVRIADIGRLIESEAKEAGYTVIRNLVGHGIGRSLHESPREIPCFYDSSNKNIFKTNSVVAVETFISTAAAYAHEQDDGWTLVAKDGSYVAQHEHTILITDEKPVILTEVNGIWND, encoded by the coding sequence ATGTCGATAACATCAGATGCAGAGCTGCAGGCCATGATGAAGATCAGTGAGGTTGTAGGACTTACCCTCAAAAAAATGAGAGAACATGCAGCCCCTGGCATGAGTACAAAAGAGCTCGATGCATACGGAGGTAAAATACTTAAAGAGCTGGGAGCTAACTCTGCGCCAAAACTTACTTATGGCTTTCCCGGCTGGACCTGCATCAGTCTCAATAATGAAATTGCACATGGCATACCCTCTCATAAAAATATCCTGAAAGAAGGAGACTTGGTTAACATTGATGTATCTGCAGAACTGAATGGCTACTGGGCCGATAATGGGGGTTCTTTTGTACTGGGTGAAGATCTGAACAAACACAAACCGCTGGTGGATGCCTCAAAGCAAATCCTCTACAAGGCAATTCAGCAGATCAAAGGGGGAGTCAGAATTGCCGATATTGGCAGGCTTATTGAGTCAGAAGCCAAAGAAGCAGGCTATACCGTAATCAGAAACCTGGTAGGGCATGGCATAGGCCGAAGCCTACACGAATCGCCACGTGAAATTCCATGTTTTTACGACAGCTCCAATAAAAATATTTTCAAGACAAATTCAGTGGTAGCTGTAGAAACCTTCATCTCTACTGCCGCCGCCTATGCCCATGAACAGGACGATGGCTGGACCCTGGTTGCCAAAGATGGCAGCTATGTTGCCCAGCATGAACATACCATACTCATTACAGACGAGAAGCCAGTTATTCTGACTGAAGTAAACGGGATCTGGAATGACTAG
- a CDS encoding alkyl hydroperoxide reductase (COG0526 Thiol-disulfide isomerase and thioredoxins): MKKIFLFCVLSAVYAGCGQSGEQQQTDAQAAEARVAAEAATPARLIHSEDVQTLAIGSTAPDFNLPGIDGKTYSLKDFKDKKALAIIFTCNHCPTAQAYEDRMIQLANDYQHKGVALVAVSPNDPLAVRLDELGYSDMNDTFEEMQQRAKDKGYNFPYLYDGETQAMSAAYGPVATPHAFVFDQDRKLQYAGRLDVSEKPGSANSEDLRSALDAVLAGKAVPEPTTKTFGCSVKWSGKREDNQKTEEKWAEEEASVEMIDREAIRRLVTSKSENLRLINVWATWCGPCVSEFPDFVDMSRMYGGREFELITVSADKPDKKDKVLKFLNDKNAAATTNYLFSEDDKYALIEAIDPDWQGALPYTILIKPNGEKVYAKQGTIDPHEMKKAIVEQLGRYY; this comes from the coding sequence ATGAAAAAAATATTTTTATTCTGTGTCTTGTCTGCCGTATATGCAGGATGCGGCCAGTCGGGAGAACAACAACAGACCGATGCACAGGCTGCAGAAGCACGAGTGGCTGCAGAAGCTGCAACACCTGCACGCCTTATTCATTCAGAAGATGTACAGACACTTGCTATCGGCAGCACCGCTCCGGATTTTAATTTGCCAGGCATAGATGGTAAAACCTACAGCTTAAAAGATTTTAAAGATAAAAAGGCGCTGGCCATTATTTTTACCTGTAACCATTGCCCCACGGCACAGGCCTACGAAGATCGTATGATTCAGCTGGCTAATGATTACCAGCATAAAGGTGTGGCATTAGTGGCAGTTTCGCCAAATGATCCGCTGGCAGTGCGCCTTGATGAACTGGGCTACAGCGATATGAACGATACCTTTGAAGAAATGCAGCAACGTGCAAAAGACAAAGGTTATAATTTTCCCTACCTCTATGATGGTGAAACTCAGGCAATGTCGGCTGCTTATGGGCCTGTGGCAACTCCGCATGCCTTTGTGTTCGATCAGGACCGAAAGTTGCAATACGCGGGCAGGCTTGATGTTTCAGAAAAACCAGGCTCTGCAAATTCAGAAGACCTCCGCAGCGCACTGGATGCAGTACTGGCAGGAAAGGCAGTGCCGGAACCCACTACCAAAACTTTTGGCTGTTCGGTTAAATGGTCGGGCAAGCGGGAGGATAATCAAAAAACCGAAGAAAAATGGGCTGAGGAAGAAGCAAGCGTTGAGATGATTGACAGGGAGGCCATCCGAAGGCTGGTAACCAGCAAGAGCGAAAACCTGCGGCTGATTAATGTTTGGGCAACCTGGTGCGGGCCTTGTGTAAGCGAGTTTCCTGATTTTGTAGATATGAGCCGCATGTATGGTGGCCGTGAATTTGAGCTTATCACCGTTAGTGCCGACAAGCCGGATAAAAAAGATAAAGTGCTGAAATTTTTAAATGACAAAAATGCAGCAGCCACTACCAATTATCTGTTTTCAGAGGATGATAAATATGCACTGATCGAAGCCATTGATCCCGACTGGCAGGGGGCGCTGCCCTACACCATACTCATTAAGCCCAATGGTGAAAAAGTTTATGCCAAACAAGGTACTATCGATCCCCATGAAATGAAAAAGGCTATTGTAGAGCAATTAGGACGGTACTACTAA
- a CDS encoding gluconolactonase (COG3386 Gluconolactonase) — translation MTDKESIIAKGAKVEKLGDGYSFTEGPATDGEGNVYFTDQPNNKIIRWTAATGAFSVFSDQAGRSNGMYFDQQGNLISCADEHNQLWSFDKNGKHTVILLDYQGKLLNGPNDVWIHPGGGMYITDPLYKRDYWERDPAMQQDGQHVYYLSPDRSSFIRVDEELKQPNGIIGTPDGKKLYVADIGAGKTYSYDIGEQGALSNKTLFASMGSDGMTLDEKGNLYLTGKGVTVFNRKGEQIAHIPIDADWTANITFGGKNRQMLFITAMDAVYGLKMRVKGAK, via the coding sequence ATGACAGATAAAGAGTCGATCATAGCAAAAGGCGCTAAAGTGGAAAAGCTTGGCGATGGTTATTCTTTTACAGAAGGCCCGGCGACAGATGGGGAAGGAAATGTTTATTTCACCGATCAGCCCAACAACAAAATCATTCGCTGGACTGCTGCTACGGGTGCCTTCAGTGTTTTTTCTGATCAGGCCGGCCGCTCCAATGGCATGTATTTCGATCAGCAGGGAAACCTGATCAGCTGTGCCGATGAGCACAACCAGCTGTGGTCGTTCGATAAAAACGGCAAGCATACTGTTATTCTCTTGGACTACCAGGGTAAACTCCTGAACGGACCAAATGATGTATGGATCCATCCCGGAGGAGGTATGTACATCACCGATCCCCTCTACAAGCGCGATTATTGGGAACGTGATCCTGCCATGCAGCAGGATGGCCAGCATGTCTATTACCTAAGCCCTGACCGGAGCAGCTTTATCAGGGTAGATGAGGAGCTGAAACAGCCAAACGGTATTATTGGTACCCCTGATGGCAAGAAATTATATGTAGCCGATATTGGAGCTGGCAAGACCTACAGCTACGACATAGGAGAGCAGGGAGCGCTTAGCAATAAAACCCTTTTTGCCTCTATGGGCTCTGACGGCATGACCCTTGACGAAAAAGGAAACCTTTACCTCACCGGAAAGGGAGTAACTGTATTTAACAGGAAAGGCGAGCAAATTGCTCATATCCCCATTGATGCAGACTGGACAGCCAATATTACCTTTGGCGGCAAAAACAGGCAAATGCTTTTTATTACCGCTATGGATGCCGTGTATGGCCTGAAAATGAGGGTTAAGGGTGCTAAATGA
- a CDS encoding transketolase central region (COG1071 Pyruvate/2-oxoglutarate dehydrogenase complex, dehydrogenase (E1) component, eukaryotic type, alpha subunit), translated as MSEETTSTEIQTMLDKAVYRKAYRLMCIASRMAALYEERRQVCSKYVHSTSRGHEAIQLATAFQLTSIDYAAPYYRDDSMLLGIGMQPYELMLQLLAKADDPFSGGRTYYSHPSLKREGMPTIPHQSSATGMQAIPSTGMAHGLRYLEGRNMLKQQGEQGAPVVLCSLGDGSVTEGEVAEAFQMAVLKKLPVIYLVQDNNWGISATGAEMRVMSAYEYAAGFPGMERMTVDGSDFTASYLAMEKAFSYARKERAPVLVHASCPLLGHHTSGVRKEFYRGQHNLQQHQQNDPLPKLKDFLLEEQLFTEAELLALESEAAETVENAFQEAVQAPDPEPATVMEHEFASTPVQEEQGERAPAGAEKVLMVDAALHAIDEILRKHPEALLYGQDVGARLGGVFREAATLGDKYGKDRVFNTPIQEAYIVGSTVGMSAVGCRPIVEIQFADYIWPGMNQLVEELSKSCYLSRGQFPIAAVIRVPIGAYGGGGPYHSGSIESTLLNIRGIKVAYPSNAADMKGLMKAAYYDPNPVIMLEHKGLYWGKVPGTEEAKNPEPDENFIIPLGKARVVQQASEEKLAEGDTCGIITYGMGVHWARAASKSFTGQVEILDLRSLNPLDWDACTALVGRHGKLLILTEEPLLNSFAESLAGRLSFHCFRQLDAPVMTLGALPLPAVPLNVALEKAMLPSAEKVAAKLEELLGY; from the coding sequence ATGTCAGAAGAAACTACTTCTACAGAAATACAAACCATGCTGGATAAAGCAGTTTACAGAAAAGCCTACCGGCTCATGTGCATCGCAAGCCGTATGGCAGCGCTGTACGAAGAGCGCAGGCAGGTATGCAGCAAATATGTACACAGTACCTCCCGCGGCCATGAAGCCATACAGCTGGCTACTGCTTTTCAGCTTACTTCCATAGATTATGCCGCTCCTTACTACCGCGACGACAGCATGCTGCTGGGGATTGGCATGCAGCCTTACGAGCTGATGCTGCAGCTGCTGGCAAAGGCCGATGATCCCTTTAGCGGCGGCCGTACCTATTACTCTCACCCAAGCCTAAAGCGGGAGGGTATGCCTACCATACCCCACCAGAGTTCTGCCACCGGTATGCAGGCCATACCATCTACGGGAATGGCACATGGGCTGCGTTACCTGGAGGGGCGGAATATGTTAAAGCAGCAGGGAGAGCAGGGCGCACCGGTGGTATTATGCTCACTGGGAGATGGTTCTGTAACAGAAGGCGAAGTGGCCGAAGCATTCCAGATGGCAGTGCTGAAAAAACTGCCCGTTATTTACCTGGTGCAGGATAATAACTGGGGCATATCTGCTACAGGTGCAGAAATGCGTGTAATGAGCGCCTACGAATATGCAGCTGGTTTCCCGGGCATGGAGCGCATGACGGTAGATGGCTCTGATTTTACGGCATCTTACCTGGCCATGGAAAAAGCATTTTCCTATGCCAGAAAGGAACGTGCACCCGTGCTGGTACATGCAAGCTGCCCGCTGCTGGGGCACCATACCTCAGGGGTGCGAAAAGAATTTTACCGCGGACAGCACAACCTGCAGCAGCACCAGCAGAATGATCCGCTGCCCAAACTTAAAGATTTTTTACTGGAAGAGCAGTTGTTTACGGAGGCAGAACTGCTTGCGCTGGAGTCCGAAGCAGCAGAAACTGTAGAGAATGCCTTTCAGGAGGCAGTGCAGGCCCCTGATCCGGAGCCGGCAACCGTAATGGAGCATGAGTTTGCCTCAACACCCGTGCAGGAAGAGCAGGGGGAAAGGGCGCCTGCAGGAGCCGAAAAAGTTTTAATGGTAGATGCCGCCCTGCATGCCATCGATGAAATTCTGCGTAAGCACCCTGAAGCCCTGCTGTATGGGCAGGATGTAGGAGCACGCCTGGGTGGTGTTTTTCGGGAAGCAGCCACCCTGGGCGATAAATATGGCAAAGACCGTGTATTTAATACCCCAATTCAGGAAGCCTATATTGTAGGCTCCACGGTAGGCATGTCGGCAGTGGGCTGCAGGCCTATAGTAGAAATACAGTTTGCCGACTACATATGGCCGGGCATGAACCAGCTGGTAGAGGAGCTTAGCAAAAGCTGTTACCTAAGCCGGGGGCAGTTTCCAATAGCCGCAGTCATCAGAGTTCCCATTGGTGCCTATGGCGGTGGCGGGCCCTACCACAGCGGTAGCATAGAAAGCACGCTGCTGAATATACGCGGCATCAAAGTAGCCTACCCCAGCAATGCTGCCGATATGAAAGGTCTGATGAAAGCGGCCTATTATGATCCCAACCCGGTGATAATGCTGGAGCATAAAGGCTTGTACTGGGGAAAAGTACCAGGCACCGAAGAAGCAAAAAATCCGGAGCCAGACGAAAACTTTATCATTCCCCTGGGCAAAGCCCGGGTGGTGCAGCAGGCTAGCGAAGAAAAGTTAGCAGAAGGTGATACCTGCGGCATTATTACCTACGGCATGGGTGTGCACTGGGCCAGGGCTGCCAGTAAAAGTTTTACCGGGCAGGTAGAAATCCTGGACCTGCGCAGCCTGAACCCACTGGACTGGGATGCCTGTACAGCACTTGTGGGGCGCCATGGCAAACTACTTATTCTCACGGAAGAGCCGCTGCTCAACAGCTTTGCCGAAAGTCTGGCAGGCCGCCTAAGCTTCCACTGCTTCAGGCAGCTCGATGCGCCGGTAATGACCCTGGGTGCCCTGCCACTACCAGCCGTACCCCTGAATGTAGCACTCGAAAAAGCCATGCTCCCCAGTGCAGAAAAGGTGGCAGCCAAACTGGAGGAATTGCTGGGGTATTAA
- a CDS encoding hypothetical protein (COG0457 FOG: TPR repeat) encodes MFMRLCLVLLFFILISYPLASHAQKESVAIRVDSLLNLSNQVRHHDVITAIASIELAQTLALEHHLYMHACRGYNQLGSLYLNIGFYTKSLEKFHKALALSREKSWMDLEAQALTNIGNVYYFEDSLRHALKYYEQSLSLSIRSHNKKLEARNLGNIGMVHSYLTNYTEAKQYLSHSLSLSRELKLMEGTCLNLLNLAGLYHLQNQQDSARYYYNNALELAEKLGFAQGKIYVQMGLAKVYGKLNNNSEANKLLKDALSLSKQETANNATKEILTQLGELEARNGNFKQALVYQREYSKLSDSLSTLAQHTEQQNYYSLLEAERNINENRLLKANVAARELELQASMANHQKQLALTFAAVFAVIMLICIMAFLLYHYRQSKKNHDSLQHMHAAIQAQAKELEEAYEKIRQHNIQLEGSIEERTRQLNQQNRQLIQYAFFNAHKVRGPLARILGLVNLLPKAAHQTEFQFILDRLNESANELDKVVHEINLILESKPVSQDNYN; translated from the coding sequence ATGTTTATGCGGCTTTGCCTCGTACTATTATTCTTTATACTGATAAGCTATCCTCTTGCTTCGCATGCACAAAAAGAAAGCGTCGCCATCAGGGTTGATTCTCTGCTTAACCTTTCCAATCAGGTTCGTCACCACGATGTTATTACTGCAATTGCATCTATTGAACTGGCCCAGACACTGGCGCTTGAACACCACCTCTACATGCATGCCTGCAGGGGATACAATCAGCTGGGCAGCCTATATCTTAATATTGGGTTTTACACTAAATCTCTAGAGAAGTTTCACAAGGCTTTAGCATTGAGCAGGGAAAAAAGCTGGATGGATCTGGAAGCCCAGGCACTTACCAACATTGGTAATGTTTACTATTTTGAAGACAGCCTCAGGCACGCCCTGAAATATTATGAGCAATCTCTCAGCCTGAGCATCCGCTCACATAATAAAAAGCTGGAAGCCCGAAACCTGGGCAATATTGGGATGGTCCATAGCTATCTAACCAATTATACAGAGGCAAAACAATACCTCAGCCATAGTTTAAGCCTTAGCCGTGAGCTTAAACTTATGGAGGGAACATGCCTGAACCTGCTGAACCTTGCAGGCCTTTACCACCTGCAGAACCAGCAGGATTCTGCCCGCTACTATTACAACAATGCACTGGAACTGGCCGAAAAACTGGGATTTGCCCAGGGCAAAATTTATGTGCAGATGGGGCTGGCTAAAGTATATGGAAAGCTGAATAATAATTCAGAGGCCAACAAGCTGCTTAAAGATGCATTAAGCCTTAGTAAACAGGAAACAGCCAATAATGCCACAAAAGAAATACTCACTCAGCTGGGAGAGCTGGAAGCTCGCAATGGCAACTTCAAACAGGCGCTTGTTTACCAGCGCGAGTACAGTAAACTAAGCGATAGTCTTAGCACCCTTGCCCAGCATACAGAACAGCAAAATTATTATAGTTTGCTGGAAGCAGAACGTAATATCAATGAGAATCGGCTCCTGAAAGCCAACGTAGCTGCCCGTGAACTTGAGCTACAGGCATCAATGGCCAATCATCAGAAACAACTTGCCCTTACATTTGCCGCTGTTTTTGCTGTAATCATGCTGATTTGCATCATGGCATTCCTCCTGTACCACTACCGGCAAAGCAAAAAGAACCACGACAGCTTACAGCATATGCATGCTGCCATACAGGCACAGGCGAAAGAGCTGGAGGAAGCTTATGAAAAAATCAGGCAGCACAACATTCAGCTGGAGGGCAGCATTGAAGAACGTACCAGGCAGCTTAACCAGCAAAACAGGCAACTTATTCAGTATGCCTTCTTTAACGCTCACAAGGTAAGAGGGCCTCTTGCAAGAATATTAGGCCTGGTGAACCTGCTCCCCAAAGCAGCGCATCAAACTGAATTTCAGTTTATTCTGGACCGCCTAAATGAGTCTGCCAATGAGCTGGACAAGGTAGTTCATGAAATTAACCTTATTCTTGAGAGCAAACCTGTTAGCCAGGATAATTATAATTAG
- a CDS encoding coproporphyrinogen III oxidase (COG0408 Coproporphyrinogen III oxidase) produces MGAMMPTKEYIAEWFAGLQDQICHAIEAADGGSRFKEDAWERPGGGGGRSRVFENGAIIEKGGVNFSAVWGKTPEKILQGLKLSDAEFYATGVSIVLHPRSPMVPIIHMNVRYFEMSNGLWWFGGGIDLTPHYIEPADARWFHEQLKQVCNKHNSSYYPSFKKWADDYFYIPHRGETRGIGGIFFDRQTGEAPDAREKLFYFVQDVGKAFAPIYTHLMQKNKDIPFGENEQEWQRLRRGRYVEFNLVWDKGTKFGLDTEGRTESILMSMPPQASWVYNHRPEKGSPEEDTMQLLKKDIDWVA; encoded by the coding sequence TTGGGCGCCATGATGCCCACAAAGGAATATATAGCTGAATGGTTCGCTGGTTTACAGGACCAGATCTGCCATGCGATCGAGGCTGCCGATGGCGGCAGTCGTTTTAAAGAAGATGCCTGGGAGCGCCCCGGTGGTGGCGGAGGCCGCAGCCGTGTTTTTGAGAACGGTGCCATTATTGAAAAGGGAGGTGTAAACTTCTCTGCCGTCTGGGGCAAAACCCCTGAGAAAATTCTGCAGGGCCTTAAGCTATCAGATGCTGAGTTTTATGCCACCGGCGTATCTATTGTACTGCACCCGCGTAGTCCTATGGTCCCCATCATCCACATGAATGTACGCTATTTTGAGATGAGCAACGGCCTCTGGTGGTTTGGCGGGGGCATTGATCTTACCCCCCACTATATTGAGCCTGCAGATGCACGCTGGTTCCATGAACAGCTAAAGCAGGTATGCAACAAACACAACAGCAGCTACTATCCCTCCTTTAAAAAGTGGGCCGATGATTATTTCTATATTCCTCATCGTGGAGAAACCCGCGGAATAGGGGGCATCTTCTTCGACAGGCAAACAGGCGAAGCACCTGACGCAAGGGAAAAGCTGTTTTACTTTGTACAGGATGTTGGCAAAGCCTTTGCACCCATATACACCCACCTGATGCAGAAGAACAAGGATATACCCTTTGGCGAAAATGAACAAGAGTGGCAGCGCCTGCGCCGGGGACGCTATGTTGAATTTAACCTGGTGTGGGATAAGGGCACTAAATTCGGACTGGATACCGAGGGCCGCACTGAAAGTATTCTCATGAGCATGCCTCCCCAGGCCAGCTGGGTGTACAACCATCGGCCTGAAAAAGGCAGCCCAGAAGAAGATACAATGCAGCTACTCAAAAAAGATATAGACTGGGTCGCTTAG
- a CDS encoding PA-phosphatase-like phosphoesterase (COG0671 Membrane-associated phospholipid phosphatase) produces MIEQIDQWDKNLMLWLNSLHLPWLDTLMLLVSHKFFWLPLYAGLVIWLIWKEKWQTVYLLVSIALVVTVADRFTSGFMKPFFERPRPCHDPEIGHLVRIIGGCGGKYGFASSHAANVFGLAAFFWTLFGRYHKSMALLFLWAVLVSYSRVYLGVHYPTDISIGAIIGIISGWAICRLWLWAQFKLPPAKELLTRKRKTA; encoded by the coding sequence ATGATAGAACAGATAGATCAGTGGGACAAAAACCTGATGCTTTGGCTTAATAGCCTGCATTTGCCCTGGCTGGATACACTTATGCTCCTGGTAAGCCATAAATTTTTCTGGCTGCCACTTTATGCAGGCCTGGTGATCTGGCTGATCTGGAAAGAGAAATGGCAAACGGTATACCTACTGGTATCCATAGCACTGGTGGTAACTGTTGCCGACCGGTTTACCTCTGGTTTTATGAAACCATTCTTTGAGCGGCCCCGCCCCTGTCATGATCCCGAGATAGGACATCTGGTGCGCATTATAGGCGGTTGCGGAGGAAAATACGGGTTTGCTTCTTCGCACGCAGCAAATGTATTTGGACTAGCTGCTTTCTTCTGGACCTTGTTTGGCAGGTATCATAAATCTATGGCCCTGCTGTTCCTCTGGGCGGTACTGGTTTCTTACAGCCGTGTGTACCTGGGCGTGCACTACCCTACCGACATCAGCATAGGGGCAATAATAGGCATTATAAGCGGATGGGCAATATGCCGCCTGTGGCTGTGGGCGCAATTCAAGCTGCCTCCAGCCAAAGAATTATTAACAAGAAAAAGAAAAACAGCTTAG
- a CDS encoding riboflavin synthase subunit alpha (COG0307 Riboflavin synthase alpha chain), with the protein MFTGIIEDMGQVMDIRPHGTNITFEFQSRIALELKVDQSVAHNGVCLTVVAVSGDRYQVTAIDETLKKTNLGKLQQGQYVNLERCMPANGRFDGHFVQGHVDETGTCVGKESVGGSWLFDFEYSPDSPHLTVEKGSICINGTSLTCFNSGRNSFRVAIIPYTYEHTTFGFLEPGHRVNLEFDVIGKYLQKILANQKRD; encoded by the coding sequence ATGTTTACCGGAATAATAGAAGATATGGGCCAGGTAATGGATATCCGGCCCCATGGAACCAACATTACCTTCGAGTTTCAGAGCCGTATCGCCCTTGAGCTGAAGGTAGACCAGAGCGTAGCCCACAATGGCGTTTGCCTGACGGTTGTAGCTGTTTCTGGCGATCGCTATCAGGTAACTGCCATTGATGAAACACTTAAAAAAACTAACCTGGGTAAGCTGCAGCAGGGGCAGTATGTAAACCTGGAGCGTTGTATGCCTGCCAATGGCCGTTTCGACGGGCATTTTGTGCAGGGCCATGTTGATGAAACCGGCACATGTGTAGGAAAAGAATCTGTGGGTGGCAGCTGGTTGTTTGATTTTGAGTACAGCCCCGATAGTCCGCACCTAACGGTAGAAAAAGGTTCGATCTGTATCAATGGCACGAGCCTTACCTGCTTTAACAGCGGTCGCAATTCCTTTAGGGTAGCCATTATCCCTTATACCTATGAGCACACCACTTTTGGCTTTCTGGAGCCTGGCCATCGGGTTAACCTGGAGTTTGATGTAATTGGCAAATACCTGCAGAAGATCCTGGCGAATCAGAAAAGAGATTAG